Proteins encoded together in one Mastomys coucha isolate ucsf_1 unplaced genomic scaffold, UCSF_Mcou_1 pScaffold16, whole genome shotgun sequence window:
- the Pip5k1a gene encoding phosphatidylinositol 4-phosphate 5-kinase type-1 alpha isoform X4, whose translation MASASSGPAAAGFSSLDAGVPAGTAGFSFLCCGVHRKRAAASGIKRATVSEGPYKKIGHRSVDPSGETTYKKTTSSALKGAIQLGITHTVGSLSTKPERDVLMQDFYVVESIFFPSEGSNLTPAHHYNDFRFKTYAPVAFRYFRELFGIRPDDYLYSLCSEPLIELSNSGASGSLFYVSSDDEFIIKTVQHKEAEFLQKLLPGYYMNLNQNPRTLLPKFYGLYCVQAGGKNIRIVVMNNLLPRSVKMHMKYDLKGSTYKRRASQKEREKTLPTFKDLDFLQDIPDGLFLDADMYSALCKTLQRDCLVLQSFKIMDYSLLMSIHNMDHAQREPMNSEAQYSVDTRRPAPQKALYSTAMESIQGEARRGGTMETEDHMGGIPARNNKGERLLLYIGIIDILQSYRFVKKLEHSWKALVHDGDTVSVHRPGFYAERFQRFMCNTVFKKIPYVHLGRPDVLPQTPPLEEISEGSPVPGPSFSPIVGQPLQILNLRSTLEKLDVAESEFTH comes from the exons GTTTCAGCTTTCTGTGCTGTGGGGTCCACCGTAAGAGAG cagcagCATCTGGAATCAAGAGAGCCACAGTATCTGAG ggacCTTATAAGAAAATAGGTCATCGAAGTGTTGATCCCTCTGGAGAGACTACATACAAGAAG aCAACTTCATCAGCCTTGAAAGGTGCCATCCAGTTAGGCATCACTCACACTGTGGGCAGCCTGAGCACTAAACCAGAGCGCGATGTCCTCATGCAAGACTTCTACGTGGTGGAGAGCATCTTTTTCCCCAG TGAAGGCAGCAACCTGACACCGGCTCACCATTACAATGACTTTCGGTTCAAGACCTATGCACCTGTTGCCTTCCGTTACTTCAGAGAGCTATTTGGCATCCGGCCTGATGATTACTTG TACTCGCTTTGCAGTGAGCCATTGATTGAACTCTCCAATTCTGGAGCTAGTGGCTCCCTCTTCTATGTGTCCAGTGATGATGAATTCATCATTAAGACTGTCCAGCATAAAGAAGCAGAATTTCTGCAGAAGCTGCTTCCAGGATACTACATG AATCTTAACCAAAACCCTCGTACTTTGCTGCCCAAATTTTATGGATTGTACTGTGTGCAAGCAGGCGGCAAGAACATACGAATTGTGGTGATGAACAATCTCTTGCCTCGGTCAGTCAAAATGCATATGAAATATGACCTGAAGGGTTCAACTTACAAGCGGCGGGCTTCTCAGAAAGAACGAGAGAAAACTCTCCCCACCTTTAAAGACCTGGACTTCCTACAAGATATCCCCGATGGGCTGTTTTTAGATGCTGACATGTACAGTGCTCTGTGTAAGACTCTGCAGCGTGACTGTTTG GTGCTACAGAGCTTCAAGATAATGGACTATAGCCTGTTGATGTCCATCCACAACATGGATCATGCACAGCGAGAGCCCATGAACAGTGAAGCACAGTACTCAGTTGACACTCGCAGACCAGCCCCGCAGAAGGCTCTCTATTCCACAGCTATGGAATCCATCCAGGGCGAGGCTCGACGGGGTGGCACCATGGAGACTGAGGACCA catgGGTGGCATCCCTGCCCGGAATAACAAAGGGGAAAGACTCTTGCTTTATATTGGCATCATTGATATTCTTCAGTCCTACAG GTTTGTTAAGAAGTTAGAGCACTCTTGGAAAGCACTGGTCCATGATGGG GACACAGTGTCAGTACATCGTCCAGGCTTCTATGCTGAGAGGTTCCAGCGCTTCATGTGCAACACAGTGTTCAAGAAGATTCCCT ATGTACACCTTGGACGTCCTGATGTCTTACCTCAGACTCCACCTTTGGAGGAGATAAGTGAGGGCTCACCTGTTCCTGGCCCCAGTTTCTCACCTATAGTTGGACAACCTTTGCAAATACTAAATTTGAG GTCAACCTTGGAAAAGCTTGATGTTGCAGAGTCAGAGTTCACCCAT TGA
- the Pip5k1a gene encoding phosphatidylinositol 4-phosphate 5-kinase type-1 alpha isoform X3 has protein sequence MASASSGPAAAGFSSLDAGVPAGTAAASGIKRATVSEGPYKKIGHRSVDPSGETTYKKTTSSALKGAIQLGITHTVGSLSTKPERDVLMQDFYVVESIFFPSEGSNLTPAHHYNDFRFKTYAPVAFRYFRELFGIRPDDYLYSLCSEPLIELSNSGASGSLFYVSSDDEFIIKTVQHKEAEFLQKLLPGYYMNLNQNPRTLLPKFYGLYCVQAGGKNIRIVVMNNLLPRSVKMHMKYDLKGSTYKRRASQKEREKTLPTFKDLDFLQDIPDGLFLDADMYSALCKTLQRDCLVLQSFKIMDYSLLMSIHNMDHAQREPMNSEAQYSVDTRRPAPQKALYSTAMESIQGEARRGGTMETEDHMGGIPARNNKGERLLLYIGIIDILQSYRFVKKLEHSWKALVHDGDTVSVHRPGFYAERFQRFMCNTVFKKIPLKPSPSKKFRSGPSFSRRSGPSGNSCTASQLTVSGEHKAQVTTKAEVEPDVHLGRPDVLPQTPPLEEISEGSPVPGPSFSPIVGQPLQILNLRSTLEKLDVAESEFTH, from the exons cagCATCTGGAATCAAGAGAGCCACAGTATCTGAG ggacCTTATAAGAAAATAGGTCATCGAAGTGTTGATCCCTCTGGAGAGACTACATACAAGAAG aCAACTTCATCAGCCTTGAAAGGTGCCATCCAGTTAGGCATCACTCACACTGTGGGCAGCCTGAGCACTAAACCAGAGCGCGATGTCCTCATGCAAGACTTCTACGTGGTGGAGAGCATCTTTTTCCCCAG TGAAGGCAGCAACCTGACACCGGCTCACCATTACAATGACTTTCGGTTCAAGACCTATGCACCTGTTGCCTTCCGTTACTTCAGAGAGCTATTTGGCATCCGGCCTGATGATTACTTG TACTCGCTTTGCAGTGAGCCATTGATTGAACTCTCCAATTCTGGAGCTAGTGGCTCCCTCTTCTATGTGTCCAGTGATGATGAATTCATCATTAAGACTGTCCAGCATAAAGAAGCAGAATTTCTGCAGAAGCTGCTTCCAGGATACTACATG AATCTTAACCAAAACCCTCGTACTTTGCTGCCCAAATTTTATGGATTGTACTGTGTGCAAGCAGGCGGCAAGAACATACGAATTGTGGTGATGAACAATCTCTTGCCTCGGTCAGTCAAAATGCATATGAAATATGACCTGAAGGGTTCAACTTACAAGCGGCGGGCTTCTCAGAAAGAACGAGAGAAAACTCTCCCCACCTTTAAAGACCTGGACTTCCTACAAGATATCCCCGATGGGCTGTTTTTAGATGCTGACATGTACAGTGCTCTGTGTAAGACTCTGCAGCGTGACTGTTTG GTGCTACAGAGCTTCAAGATAATGGACTATAGCCTGTTGATGTCCATCCACAACATGGATCATGCACAGCGAGAGCCCATGAACAGTGAAGCACAGTACTCAGTTGACACTCGCAGACCAGCCCCGCAGAAGGCTCTCTATTCCACAGCTATGGAATCCATCCAGGGCGAGGCTCGACGGGGTGGCACCATGGAGACTGAGGACCA catgGGTGGCATCCCTGCCCGGAATAACAAAGGGGAAAGACTCTTGCTTTATATTGGCATCATTGATATTCTTCAGTCCTACAG GTTTGTTAAGAAGTTAGAGCACTCTTGGAAAGCACTGGTCCATGATGGG GACACAGTGTCAGTACATCGTCCAGGCTTCTATGCTGAGAGGTTCCAGCGCTTCATGTGCAACACAGTGTTCAAGAAGATTCCCT TGAAACCTTCTCCTAGCAAAAAGTTTCGGTCTGGCCCATCTTTCTCTCGGCGATCAGGCCCCAGCGGCAACTCCTGCACTGCTTCCCAGCTGACGGTCTCTGGGGAACACAAGGCACAAGTGACTACAAAGGCGGAAGTGGAGCCAG ATGTACACCTTGGACGTCCTGATGTCTTACCTCAGACTCCACCTTTGGAGGAGATAAGTGAGGGCTCACCTGTTCCTGGCCCCAGTTTCTCACCTATAGTTGGACAACCTTTGCAAATACTAAATTTGAG GTCAACCTTGGAAAAGCTTGATGTTGCAGAGTCAGAGTTCACCCAT TGA
- the Pip5k1a gene encoding phosphatidylinositol 4-phosphate 5-kinase type-1 alpha isoform X2 yields MASASSGPAAAGFSSLDAGVPAGTAAAASGIKRATVSEGPYKKIGHRSVDPSGETTYKKTTSSALKGAIQLGITHTVGSLSTKPERDVLMQDFYVVESIFFPSEGSNLTPAHHYNDFRFKTYAPVAFRYFRELFGIRPDDYLYSLCSEPLIELSNSGASGSLFYVSSDDEFIIKTVQHKEAEFLQKLLPGYYMNLNQNPRTLLPKFYGLYCVQAGGKNIRIVVMNNLLPRSVKMHMKYDLKGSTYKRRASQKEREKTLPTFKDLDFLQDIPDGLFLDADMYSALCKTLQRDCLVLQSFKIMDYSLLMSIHNMDHAQREPMNSEAQYSVDTRRPAPQKALYSTAMESIQGEARRGGTMETEDHMGGIPARNNKGERLLLYIGIIDILQSYRFVKKLEHSWKALVHDGDTVSVHRPGFYAERFQRFMCNTVFKKIPLKPSPSKKFRSGPSFSRRSGPSGNSCTASQLTVSGEHKAQVTTKAEVEPDVHLGRPDVLPQTPPLEEISEGSPVPGPSFSPIVGQPLQILNLRSTLEKLDVAESEFTH; encoded by the exons cagcagCATCTGGAATCAAGAGAGCCACAGTATCTGAG ggacCTTATAAGAAAATAGGTCATCGAAGTGTTGATCCCTCTGGAGAGACTACATACAAGAAG aCAACTTCATCAGCCTTGAAAGGTGCCATCCAGTTAGGCATCACTCACACTGTGGGCAGCCTGAGCACTAAACCAGAGCGCGATGTCCTCATGCAAGACTTCTACGTGGTGGAGAGCATCTTTTTCCCCAG TGAAGGCAGCAACCTGACACCGGCTCACCATTACAATGACTTTCGGTTCAAGACCTATGCACCTGTTGCCTTCCGTTACTTCAGAGAGCTATTTGGCATCCGGCCTGATGATTACTTG TACTCGCTTTGCAGTGAGCCATTGATTGAACTCTCCAATTCTGGAGCTAGTGGCTCCCTCTTCTATGTGTCCAGTGATGATGAATTCATCATTAAGACTGTCCAGCATAAAGAAGCAGAATTTCTGCAGAAGCTGCTTCCAGGATACTACATG AATCTTAACCAAAACCCTCGTACTTTGCTGCCCAAATTTTATGGATTGTACTGTGTGCAAGCAGGCGGCAAGAACATACGAATTGTGGTGATGAACAATCTCTTGCCTCGGTCAGTCAAAATGCATATGAAATATGACCTGAAGGGTTCAACTTACAAGCGGCGGGCTTCTCAGAAAGAACGAGAGAAAACTCTCCCCACCTTTAAAGACCTGGACTTCCTACAAGATATCCCCGATGGGCTGTTTTTAGATGCTGACATGTACAGTGCTCTGTGTAAGACTCTGCAGCGTGACTGTTTG GTGCTACAGAGCTTCAAGATAATGGACTATAGCCTGTTGATGTCCATCCACAACATGGATCATGCACAGCGAGAGCCCATGAACAGTGAAGCACAGTACTCAGTTGACACTCGCAGACCAGCCCCGCAGAAGGCTCTCTATTCCACAGCTATGGAATCCATCCAGGGCGAGGCTCGACGGGGTGGCACCATGGAGACTGAGGACCA catgGGTGGCATCCCTGCCCGGAATAACAAAGGGGAAAGACTCTTGCTTTATATTGGCATCATTGATATTCTTCAGTCCTACAG GTTTGTTAAGAAGTTAGAGCACTCTTGGAAAGCACTGGTCCATGATGGG GACACAGTGTCAGTACATCGTCCAGGCTTCTATGCTGAGAGGTTCCAGCGCTTCATGTGCAACACAGTGTTCAAGAAGATTCCCT TGAAACCTTCTCCTAGCAAAAAGTTTCGGTCTGGCCCATCTTTCTCTCGGCGATCAGGCCCCAGCGGCAACTCCTGCACTGCTTCCCAGCTGACGGTCTCTGGGGAACACAAGGCACAAGTGACTACAAAGGCGGAAGTGGAGCCAG ATGTACACCTTGGACGTCCTGATGTCTTACCTCAGACTCCACCTTTGGAGGAGATAAGTGAGGGCTCACCTGTTCCTGGCCCCAGTTTCTCACCTATAGTTGGACAACCTTTGCAAATACTAAATTTGAG GTCAACCTTGGAAAAGCTTGATGTTGCAGAGTCAGAGTTCACCCAT TGA
- the Pip5k1a gene encoding phosphatidylinositol 4-phosphate 5-kinase type-1 alpha isoform X1 yields the protein MASASSGPAAAGFSSLDAGVPAGTAGFSFLCCGVHRKRAAASGIKRATVSEGPYKKIGHRSVDPSGETTYKKTTSSALKGAIQLGITHTVGSLSTKPERDVLMQDFYVVESIFFPSEGSNLTPAHHYNDFRFKTYAPVAFRYFRELFGIRPDDYLYSLCSEPLIELSNSGASGSLFYVSSDDEFIIKTVQHKEAEFLQKLLPGYYMNLNQNPRTLLPKFYGLYCVQAGGKNIRIVVMNNLLPRSVKMHMKYDLKGSTYKRRASQKEREKTLPTFKDLDFLQDIPDGLFLDADMYSALCKTLQRDCLVLQSFKIMDYSLLMSIHNMDHAQREPMNSEAQYSVDTRRPAPQKALYSTAMESIQGEARRGGTMETEDHMGGIPARNNKGERLLLYIGIIDILQSYRFVKKLEHSWKALVHDGDTVSVHRPGFYAERFQRFMCNTVFKKIPLKPSPSKKFRSGPSFSRRSGPSGNSCTASQLTVSGEHKAQVTTKAEVEPDVHLGRPDVLPQTPPLEEISEGSPVPGPSFSPIVGQPLQILNLRSTLEKLDVAESEFTH from the exons GTTTCAGCTTTCTGTGCTGTGGGGTCCACCGTAAGAGAG cagcagCATCTGGAATCAAGAGAGCCACAGTATCTGAG ggacCTTATAAGAAAATAGGTCATCGAAGTGTTGATCCCTCTGGAGAGACTACATACAAGAAG aCAACTTCATCAGCCTTGAAAGGTGCCATCCAGTTAGGCATCACTCACACTGTGGGCAGCCTGAGCACTAAACCAGAGCGCGATGTCCTCATGCAAGACTTCTACGTGGTGGAGAGCATCTTTTTCCCCAG TGAAGGCAGCAACCTGACACCGGCTCACCATTACAATGACTTTCGGTTCAAGACCTATGCACCTGTTGCCTTCCGTTACTTCAGAGAGCTATTTGGCATCCGGCCTGATGATTACTTG TACTCGCTTTGCAGTGAGCCATTGATTGAACTCTCCAATTCTGGAGCTAGTGGCTCCCTCTTCTATGTGTCCAGTGATGATGAATTCATCATTAAGACTGTCCAGCATAAAGAAGCAGAATTTCTGCAGAAGCTGCTTCCAGGATACTACATG AATCTTAACCAAAACCCTCGTACTTTGCTGCCCAAATTTTATGGATTGTACTGTGTGCAAGCAGGCGGCAAGAACATACGAATTGTGGTGATGAACAATCTCTTGCCTCGGTCAGTCAAAATGCATATGAAATATGACCTGAAGGGTTCAACTTACAAGCGGCGGGCTTCTCAGAAAGAACGAGAGAAAACTCTCCCCACCTTTAAAGACCTGGACTTCCTACAAGATATCCCCGATGGGCTGTTTTTAGATGCTGACATGTACAGTGCTCTGTGTAAGACTCTGCAGCGTGACTGTTTG GTGCTACAGAGCTTCAAGATAATGGACTATAGCCTGTTGATGTCCATCCACAACATGGATCATGCACAGCGAGAGCCCATGAACAGTGAAGCACAGTACTCAGTTGACACTCGCAGACCAGCCCCGCAGAAGGCTCTCTATTCCACAGCTATGGAATCCATCCAGGGCGAGGCTCGACGGGGTGGCACCATGGAGACTGAGGACCA catgGGTGGCATCCCTGCCCGGAATAACAAAGGGGAAAGACTCTTGCTTTATATTGGCATCATTGATATTCTTCAGTCCTACAG GTTTGTTAAGAAGTTAGAGCACTCTTGGAAAGCACTGGTCCATGATGGG GACACAGTGTCAGTACATCGTCCAGGCTTCTATGCTGAGAGGTTCCAGCGCTTCATGTGCAACACAGTGTTCAAGAAGATTCCCT TGAAACCTTCTCCTAGCAAAAAGTTTCGGTCTGGCCCATCTTTCTCTCGGCGATCAGGCCCCAGCGGCAACTCCTGCACTGCTTCCCAGCTGACGGTCTCTGGGGAACACAAGGCACAAGTGACTACAAAGGCGGAAGTGGAGCCAG ATGTACACCTTGGACGTCCTGATGTCTTACCTCAGACTCCACCTTTGGAGGAGATAAGTGAGGGCTCACCTGTTCCTGGCCCCAGTTTCTCACCTATAGTTGGACAACCTTTGCAAATACTAAATTTGAG GTCAACCTTGGAAAAGCTTGATGTTGCAGAGTCAGAGTTCACCCAT TGA